From the Anabaena sphaerica FACHB-251 genome, the window CCTAACTCCTAGCTCAAGCCAGAGGAGATATAGTCGAAGTAAACGCCCATTTCTTTACCAGCGTCAGGACCAACCAAGCTTGCGGTTACTTCCTTCATTGCTTGGATAGCTTGAACGGTAGCGCCTACGGGTACTCCCAAGGAGTTGTAGGTTTCTTTCAAACCATTCAATACGCGCTCATCCAAAATGGAAGGATCGCCAGCCAACATAGCGTAGGTGGAATAACGCAAGTAGTAATCCAAGTCACGGATACAAGCTGCGTAACGACGAGTGGTGTACATATTACCACCGGGACGGGTGATATCAGAGTACAACAAGGACTTAGCTACAGCTTCTTTAACGATCGCAGCAGCATTAGCACTGATGGTTTGAGCCGCACGAACGCGCAGTTCACCAGTAGCGAAGTAGCCTTTTAGCTTTTCGAGAGCAGCGGTATCAAGGTATTTACCTTGAACGTCTGAAGAATTGATAACGGAGGTAATTGCGTCTTGCATTGTTGTTTTTTCCTTATTTCCAACCTTATTGCCACAGTATTAGTTTGAGCCGAGAAACAGCTAAAACCTACTGCATAGCACCAACAACGTAGTCGAAGTAAGAACCAGCTTCACCAGCGTCTTCAGCAGACAACAAGGTAGCA encodes:
- the apcB gene encoding allophycocyanin subunit beta; the protein is MQDAITSVINSSDVQGKYLDTAALEKLKGYFATGELRVRAAQTISANAAAIVKEAVAKSLLYSDITRPGGNMYTTRRYAACIRDLDYYLRYSTYAMLAGDPSILDERVLNGLKETYNSLGVPVGATVQAIQAMKEVTASLVGPDAGKEMGVYFDYISSGLS